In Candidatus Hydrogenedentota bacterium, the genomic stretch TTCGGGGCCGAACTCGTCGGCGTAGGGCCCGATTGTCGCGTGGACCGGCTCGCCGTCGCGCCGGATGCCGGCGGTCTCGTGCACGATCAGGGAAATCACATAGGGCCAGGCCGAGCTCCAGTGCCCCCCCTTCGAAGGGGCCGTGCCGGACTGTTCGTACACGACCTCCGCGCCGTCGGCGCCGGTCACGGTGACCTTGATGGTGTGTGTCGAGCCGTTTGTCCACACACAGGGGGCCATAATGCGGAAATTGCGCGAGCCGTCTATCTCGCCCTTGTAAGTCTCGCCCTCGAGGCCCGGGCTTGCGGCGGCCGAGGCCGGATCCTGCGCACCCTCGTTGAAGAAGCGCGCGTCCCGGCTCCATTCGCCGTCCACCTCCACCCGCGTCACGGTCCCCGGCCCGATCGCTTCCTTGGCCAGCGTCAGCGTCACGTGGTGGTAGGGAAAATCGCCGCTCGGCATCCCGAACCCAAGCCCGCTGGCCGCCGCGCGCTCCGCCGGCGCCGCGCCCGCCGCGGAGAGCCTGAGCACCGCTCCGGCTTCCGTCGCCAGCGCCACCTCGACGGTATACTCGGCGCCCGTCTCCCAGCCTTCATAGACCGAGACGCTGATATCCTCGCTGCCGTGCACTTCGCGGTGGCCGTTGAAGATCCCGGCGTTCTTGACCAGGAACGCCTCGCGCGACTTCCCGTTCACCTTTACCTCGGTCACCACGCCGGGGGCCAGCGCTTCGCGGGGATAGCTGGCCGTCAGGTCGACGGTGTGCCGGGTGTCTTCGCGGACGGCGCTGAATTCGACCGACGCGGGCGCGCCGGGCACGCCGGTTTCGGCAAAGCCCGCGGGCCGTGGATGCCGCAACGTCTCCGCGGCGGCGAAACCCGCGCCCACCAGAATCAAGAGAGCCAGCAGGCAGGCAATCGAACGGGATGTCTTCATGGCGCATTCCTTCCTGTTCCAAAGGTAGCGATCGGGCCATAGCACGATCCGAGAGGGACTCCATGCTGCCACCAGGCGGGGCCGGTATTCAATATCGAGGCTTGCGCACTATACGCAGAACGTAACGGGCGTCTCACCCCGCCTCGATCTTGTCCGTTTTCACCGCAATATCGAAGGTCGCGCGGTAGATCCCGTCCTTCTCCACCACGTCGAGCATCAATTGATCGCCGCCGCGCCGGAAAATGCCGTCGTCCTCGTTCTTGCGCTCGTGCGGCCCGTGCGCGAGGTACGGCGGCTGTGCGTAGACCTTCGCGCTGAGCCGGTCGTCGAAGAAGAACTGCGACGTGAACTCGAGCGCGCGCCCGTCCGCCTGCGGGGACTGGATTTTGAAGTGAATGTGCACCGCGCGGCCGGGGTACCAGCCGGGGTAGATGGTCGTGAAGCGGGCCACCCCATTGGCGTCGGTAAACTGGTAGCCCCGAAGGAAGCGCTTGTCCCGCGTGTCCTGGCGGGAGTCCGATGCGCCGGAATACACGCCGAGGGCGTCGCAGTGCCAGATATCCACCATGGCGCCCGGAAAGGGAACGCACTCCCCGCCCGCCAGTTGCAGCACGTTTAATTGCAGGACCAGTTCCGCGCCCGGCGTGCGGATGTCCGTGCCGGGCTCCGTCCGGATGTCGGATCGTTCCAGACGATCATCCACGAAAAATGGCCCCTCGGTCATGGCCGGCAGGGCGATACAGGGCCGCGATTCGGCGCGCGCCGCCCCGCCCGCGCCGAAGAGCATTGCGCCGGCGCCGGCCATCGCCGCGAGGGCCTGCTTGCGCGACAGCAGTATTCCGCGAAACTCGTCATCGTGAATCATCGAGAGACCTCCGATCACCCGCTATGGGGAACGCTTCCCGCCATCCTATCACGCGGGCCGGAAAAGCGCCAGCGCCGGCGGCCCGCCACGATGCCGGCCTGTTTGTGTGGCGCTGGGGGGGAGCACACGAAGGTGGCGCAAACGGCGGTATCACCCGAAATGCTCGAATCCGGCGCGTTCGGGAATTTCC encodes the following:
- a CDS encoding intradiol ring-cleavage dioxygenase, with the translated sequence MIHDDEFRGILLSRKQALAAMAGAGAMLFGAGGAARAESRPCIALPAMTEGPFFVDDRLERSDIRTEPGTDIRTPGAELVLQLNVLQLAGGECVPFPGAMVDIWHCDALGVYSGASDSRQDTRDKRFLRGYQFTDANGVARFTTIYPGWYPGRAVHIHFKIQSPQADGRALEFTSQFFFDDRLSAKVYAQPPYLAHGPHERKNEDDGIFRRGGDQLMLDVVEKDGIYRATFDIAVKTDKIEAG